The genomic stretch CTATCCTACGAGTACAACCTACTACTTTGACTTAATTAAAACCCAATTTAGAACCTTGAATTTCCAACGAGAAAGACGGAAGCTCATTATAGGAATATACCTACTATATTTAGTGTTCAAACAATTGGTTCCAACGACCTTGCAAAAAATCCGTGAAAATTACATTCACAATTCAGTTAGGAATGGTTATATAACcaaataattctattatatacattacaaGTCCTTGCATTAATGTATAGTACTAAATACAAactatcaattttaataataattatggaaTTTGTCTTTGCCACAGATGATTTGATGTTTTATTTGCTCGTTTCTCTTTTAATGGTAACCCTTCTTTTGTCTTCATAAGTCGTCAAGATTTGGGCTAAGTATATGGGTAAAACCAGAAACTTAGCTAAGTGTGtctcccgtatgtcaaaagTGTTGTGGATTTTGACAGACGGAAATATGAATTTTACGCGAGTCCTTAAATCTTAAACCTTTGTAGCCTCAGTGTTTGAGAGTCGCTACACTGCTAGGCCTACACTTATTTTACTTAGGCCTGACATTCGTCTGCATATATTTCagaatgtttttttactaaGCGAAAGCTATGTATAACTACTAACATTACACTCCGTCTACAGTGGAAATTTGGAATAAAAATTTTCTAAAGTTTTCAATATCAACGTACTTAACACTTAACTAGATCACGCCAATGTAAATAGGTTATCGACTAATAAATGGACAATCTTTCCAATCCGGTGTAACTTGTCCGTTTGGTAGAAAGCTGACTTTCGCGTAATATTATACttctatatatttgttatattatgataaatacTTGTATAGGTATTTAAGGAACCTCCACCGTTGCTTCGAAGCTCACATCTTGCCACCGTTCATTCCTATGTTATTCTTaaaccatttattattttaaaggtaGATACCAATCTTCAGTAAATTAAacgtttttttctttgtttgaaACAATGactaagaatattattttgttattaagtgTACCTACGCACTTTCTCATTATTGTGTCAGCTTTAAGTAATCGAGCCTAAATGCAAGTTATTGACCAACAGACAGGAATCAATAACGTTTTAAATTTGGTGTACATTATAACATTGTACCCATTCTAATATTATCAGATCTTAACGTATGGGAAATAGATAAGATTTGGAGTGGATCAAAACACCTTGTTTACGTAATATAACCATATCcgttaaagattattattacaaatatatatttttatgtacgcCTTCATCGTTTTTACGCAATGGCATAGTACGCAATGGCTTTGCAGTATATATAAAAGCACAATCCCTACAAAATCGAGATAAAGGGATAGGATAATCTTATTCATTCTTGTTCCATCCTCTGTACCTACGTCTACTGGATTCCTAGATCGACTAGCGACACCCTTGTAGCGGCTTAGTAGTAAAAGTTACATCCGAGAAGAAAACTCCATTTCAATCCCAGAAGTCCCAGAAACTGCAACTTatgaagtatttataaaactgcGTTACGTTTATAATAAAGACAAACTCAATGTAAATACATTGCTAGTTGAcgctgttttaattaataagatatATTCAAATCACATTAAGAGTTATAAAATCATAACGATATTCATATCACGATACAGGAACAAGTCGGTTTTGCGCAACACTCGACCGTCATTTAAGAGGTCCCGATTATCCTATTATGACCCTAGGTCCACGACATCACTACGACCCGGCTTAGTGATTGTACAACAGTTTATTAACAATGCGTACCtacttttaaagtttttaacatTTACCTTTGACTAATGtcaatatcaatatttaagaGATCTGTCACATGACATGACATTCGACGTCGGcttttctaataatttttctgCGTTTATTGTACAAAAACAAGTCGCAAACTTGAAGAATATTTAACAAGAGAAAGATTAGATAATGCTAgtaatatactttataattattgtatgattttatctatattaaaatccCACCAAACGAGCTAATCTAAGCCGAGCTACTCAAACTAAAGTTGTTAATCTATTCATTCCTCgcctgttttaatatttagttatgCTTAGTTTCTACTATTGTAATATCAAATTAACATTCAAACTCGGcagtatttttaagtttccATAATATGAAGTCCTGACagtattaattgtatatttttttcgaattttgaTGAATCAAAAAatggaattaatatttttttctttttttatgagTCAGGAGGCAAActctatatttttacatttatttaaagtaattattctAGATAGAACACGCACTTTCCACAAAATTCAGTacgtaataaggtaaaataaaatcaaataatacgAATGATTGCCTCCAAAACCAAGTACCTATATCATGTCAAATCCGACcaaagataataattattggaaATTGAAATATGACTTATAGATGGCGCATCtagatttatattttcctagatttcatacttttaaataaagtagttaGTATTATTATGGATTATGATAAAagatacatttttgaagttatacttctttaggcgcgttatgaaaaattgatgagagtgaaattttttatttatttaatttttcaaatctgaaatttattgactataatgactccttttccagtctttaattgtaattaatcatttgcatgcaatcaaataattttttggcattattaaaaatagttatttttaataatgccaaagaagtataacttcttacgcgcgttaCTTATGTACGcaccttttttatataatacattgaGAAATGGTTCTTGAATGTTACAATTTCAATACAACTTCATTTTCacataatttcaatattacatattttataagagTGTACCAGCTAAGATTTCGCGTTGCGATCATATCTGAATGGCAAAGTACTTCCGGAAAACTTTttcaaattcttattttactaatctatagtatatttaatttactctctatcttcctttaaaacTCAACTGTATAAGCAGGACCTGTCCATATGAGATCCCTAATTTAGAAAGTATTGTTGTTCGTGTGCCCCTTaagttatctgtatttattttagtttttcgatttttttttatgtttaagatTAAGACAATCAAATTAGTccgatatattttgtaaaaaaatcctTTGAGTGCTTACCTGGAAGAGATTGCTTAAAGCGATGAGGCTGCccgttatattttacaatgcaACTGACTATTAAACATATAATCATTGCATCTAAACACTAGATGGGGTTCTTTTTCGTTTCTTAATCTCTATCTAAATCTGAAATGTATTAATCTATTGTATCTAATACACTATCaaagttaaaatgttttaatttctttacttACAGCAACATCTATGCTCAAGAAATCATGTTTATCACCAAGAGAAATACTCACCGTATATGGAATGGAGAAAGAGCCAGGCATTATAACTATTAAtccaaaaacatttttggaaATGTGTCCAGCCCTGGTGTATCAGTTAGACCAACGTTCCTGTTACAAGACAGATGCCCCTGTTCCGAAATTGGATAGAATTTGGAGTAAGTTATTTCGCCATATTATTTCTTTCTAAAAACGGGCATTATCTCATATATACATCATGGTTAGTTTATAACCAATTTACGACTAACTTATTAAacgaatttgtatttttttactcacAGTGAatacaataatgttaaaatattaattgaccgtaataactaaattgttattttttttctcataTTGACTTTTAATTTTCAGCGTGGATATACGCAACATTAGCCATTTTAGTCATCAGCGCTACTGGACTATTGGGAGTTGGAATAGTACCGATGATAAAGTCTGCCATTTTCAGTCACGTGCTTCATTTCCTGATCGCTATCGCTGTTGGCACTTTATGTGGTGACGCTCTACTTCATCTTCTACCTCATGCATTGAAAAGCCACGGCTCTTCAAGTGAACCACAGGAAGAAACCGAAGTGATTCTAAAATGCAGTGTCACCTTTCTTACCATTTTACTGTTCTATAGTGTCGAAGCTATCATGCAGGCAATGAACGGTGGACATTCGCATTCACATGACCATGAAAGCAAAACTGTCAAAGAAGAGAAAATCGAATCAGCAAAACAAATAGAGTCTATCGAACTCGGAGCCATAATGCCTGGCTCACCGGATCCGCCGGTGGAACGTCCTATGACGTCAACTGCACTTATGGTGATAGTGGGTGATGGTTTGCATAACCTCACTGATGGCCTGGCCATAGGAGCAGCGTTTAGTGGAGATCCAGTGACTGGCTTCGCAACAGCACTTGCGGTTTTCTGCCATGAACTTCCTCATGAACTCGGTGACTTCGCAGTGTTACTTCGATCTGGTATGAGTATAAGACGGGCAATGTATTACAACCTTCTATCCTCAGTACTTAGTTTCTTTGGAATGGCTATTGGAATCTGGCTTGCGGAGGACCACGAGTCCGCTTCTGAATGGATCTACGCTGCAACAGCTGGTACTTTCTTCTACATAGCATTAGCTGATTTAGTTCcagaaataaatgaaaacaataaaGGAAGAAGCTTACACGTGGTTGTTGCTGTTTTAGGAATTTTAACTGGCGGTATTATTATGCTACTAATCGCGTTACACGAAGACTCAATACAATACTTATTTAGAAGTTCCGAACAATGAACAGAATATAGGTCTACGGATCAATACAATATTGTGATagtatttatgaattaatGGTTGTTTAGAGAGACTTATATTATGTTGTGAACTTGGTTATAACAAGTCAAGGTACAATTCAAATGACGAAACAttccaataattttttattataaatttgttaggttttttaattattaagttaataaatgtaatatttttatgagtgTTCTTGAATGTAGGTAcctatgttttaatttttattgaaatgctGAATATTTTGTGCTCAAATGAAATACCAAGCATAATAATAAACcgaataataagtattattttagttttatatagaaaaaatcttagttcttaaattattgttataataaatttacatgcGTGAATATAAACCAGGAGCcaattaatatgataataagTTATAACATACCAACTCTTTCAAacgtttacttttatttaatatattaaataatatcattttaaGTACCACATGCCTAGGACATGAAAGTTTTCGTTTAGAAGATTCTAGAAATCatgaaatgtataaaatatttatattacgaTATTTTTACATGTGTATTTTTCTCcaaaaatttttgtattaggcgAATATTAAACAGGTAAAGtgaattaagaaatatttattttatagttgaaGTCCAGAAACttgattataaaaaagtttaagttttgattataaaaaaaatatttaaaatgaccATCTCATTTAACCTCgtatacctttttttttaaatgtcgaATAAACCTGAAAAGAtcgttgtaaaatttaaacgaTAATAGGTTGCTAAAAACACAACACTACTTCTGAATAAATTTCAGAACAATAAAGTGTATAGTAACTTACCTAGGctacatatttacatatttaaatttataacagtATTGGTCACATAGACAGGCTGCGGGAATTCGGGTAGTGAGcttgacatttttaattatttaccacCTGTACATCGTATCTGCCCTGCAAAATACGAATAAAAAAGATCCAGCCAGACGAAGCACAGGCTACAGACGGGTGGCTAAAACATAGGTGCTAAAAATAGTGCCagtttgtgtaattaaattaaagggGAAGTAAGAAACATTGATTAATACCTTAAGCTGCGCATACATTAAGCGCGGCAAACCATGTAGACAGGGTCGCCGCGCGCGGCGACTCGAACATTGCCGCGCTCGAACGTGCCGCGGGTCGATCCGCTCGCTGTCGGTTTTTGAGACCGCATCAAAGGAGGTTCAGTCGTTGGCTCGCGCGCAGTTGGGACGGTTATAGTTTTGGTGATTTGGCTCGCGCGGCGAATAcgtaaaaaagggtgcgtgtacttatgtacgcgcgtaagaagttatacttctctggcattattaaaaatagtttttgattgcatgcaaataattaattacaattaaataatcaaagactggaaaaggagtcattatagtcaataaagttcagtttacatttgaaagattaaataaataagtatgtatatttatttttcttttattttttttacaaataagatGGTGAATCACAATGAAAGCGGCAGCCGCCCGACCACGCGCGTCCATACTCGCAGGTTTACAAGAGTGAACTCGTCTGAGTTCTGACTATCTGCCGCGGTCTGTTTGTGATCGATCGCCTGCCGCGCGCGGCAGTCACGTCCAACTAAATTTACATCTTCATATTGGCTCGCGCGGCAAATGAAGGTCAACTCTGGTCGAACATTGCCTCGCGCGGCTGCCGCGCTTAATTTATACGCAGCTTAACATTCGGTTTCTCACCCTCGTCTCTCATCGACATTCGACACAACTCGAGCTTGACAATTGACGTAAATGAATACAATTGTCATGAACTGACAAATCAGCTGACTGATTTACTGTTAGCAGGTTAGCAGAAATCAAAACAAtggcattttcttttttaaacctAATGCATTAAAGCagtactatttatatattaagaataaagACAGTTTATTAAGGTACTaacttgatattttaatacctACAAGCAGTGCTGAGTTCTACGATTCCTGTATAatcttgtaaataattttgttgaaAATGTTGAAAGCACTGGTAAGTTTTTTAGCTAAAAGAAAGATTTAAGGATTGTATGCCATATCATTGTCTTGAGTTTAAGAACAATGGGTTTGttactaatataaaaataactaccaAATTATTGTATACATGTTACGAAAATGAAGTCTATTTTTAGGAATGTTTTAGTGCTTGTCCcgtttctatattttattagaaaatgaatggtatatttaatttaatctagAGATTCTAAAGAAGAAATTAgaaaattagaataaaataaagaaaaactagaaattattttgactAATGAGGgaaat from Pieris napi chromosome 15, ilPieNapi1.2, whole genome shotgun sequence encodes the following:
- the LOC125056710 gene encoding zinc transporter ZIP10; amino-acid sequence: MIVIGIIFLATSLASAELFLAPEQDLNNTLPAEQYFIEKIFDKYGSEGVINFEGFEHLLDSLGLGGRVFNSPHDIAIHRINGTFKQLHDTQHRHKRSLTTSTSMLKKSCLSPREILTVYGMEKEPGIITINPKTFLEMCPALVYQLDQRSCYKTDAPVPKLDRIWTWIYATLAILVISATGLLGVGIVPMIKSAIFSHVLHFLIAIAVGTLCGDALLHLLPHALKSHGSSSEPQEETEVILKCSVTFLTILLFYSVEAIMQAMNGGHSHSHDHESKTVKEEKIESAKQIESIELGAIMPGSPDPPVERPMTSTALMVIVGDGLHNLTDGLAIGAAFSGDPVTGFATALAVFCHELPHELGDFAVLLRSGMSIRRAMYYNLLSSVLSFFGMAIGIWLAEDHESASEWIYAATAGTFFYIALADLVPEINENNKGRSLHVVVAVLGILTGGIIMLLIALHEDSIQYLFRSSEQ